One Thermococcus sp. LS1 genomic window carries:
- the hisD gene encoding histidinol dehydrogenase — protein sequence MDFELESYVAGILKDIRERGIEAVKEYSKKFDGYEGEFLVGEEEFEEAERLIPEKDKEIIKRTIERIRFYHEKQLENDKLYIKNASLYGIIYKPIRRIGIYVPGGKPLPSTLMMVGVPAKIAGVKEIAVTIPPKNGKVNPYVLYVAKLLGIKEVYKLGGIQAIGAMAYGIGMKKVDKIFGPGNKFVNEAKRQVFGVVGIDSLAGPSEIAVIADESANKEYVLYDLLSQLEHGKDSKAWLLTTSRELAEYCSRDGIEVVLCESLEECAEKANEIAPEHLEIITENPMGLVDLIDNAGAIYLGEYTPVPAADYFLGVNHVLPTGGAAKFSGVLTVMDFMKRISLAYVSREEFLAERYLGIRLAEIEGLEMHKRSMEVRK from the coding sequence TCGACGGCTACGAGGGCGAATTTCTGGTAGGCGAGGAGGAGTTCGAAGAAGCTGAGAGGCTGATTCCAGAAAAAGACAAGGAGATCATCAAGCGTACAATAGAAAGAATCCGCTTTTACCACGAGAAGCAGCTTGAGAACGATAAGCTCTACATAAAGAACGCCTCGCTTTACGGCATAATCTACAAGCCAATTAGGAGGATAGGAATCTACGTCCCGGGAGGAAAGCCTCTGCCCTCGACGCTCATGATGGTCGGGGTTCCAGCAAAGATAGCGGGCGTTAAGGAGATAGCGGTTACAATACCACCCAAAAATGGCAAAGTTAACCCCTACGTCCTCTACGTGGCAAAGCTCCTCGGCATTAAAGAGGTCTACAAGCTCGGCGGGATTCAGGCGATTGGAGCAATGGCTTACGGCATTGGAATGAAGAAAGTGGACAAAATCTTTGGTCCGGGCAACAAGTTCGTGAACGAGGCAAAGAGGCAGGTTTTCGGTGTTGTGGGAATTGACAGCTTGGCTGGACCGTCGGAGATAGCAGTTATAGCCGATGAGAGCGCGAACAAAGAATACGTCCTCTACGACTTACTCTCCCAGCTTGAGCACGGAAAGGACAGCAAGGCCTGGCTCCTGACGACTTCAAGAGAGCTGGCAGAGTACTGCAGCAGGGACGGAATCGAGGTCGTTCTCTGTGAGAGCCTTGAGGAATGCGCCGAAAAGGCTAACGAGATAGCTCCAGAGCACCTGGAGATAATCACCGAGAACCCGATGGGACTGGTTGACCTCATAGACAACGCGGGAGCGATATACCTCGGGGAGTACACGCCAGTGCCAGCGGCTGACTACTTCCTCGGCGTCAATCACGTCCTTCCGACAGGAGGAGCAGCGAAGTTCAGCGGAGTTTTGACAGTTATGGACTTCATGAAGAGGATTAGCTTGGCCTACGTCAGCAGAGAGGAGTTCTTGGCGGAGAGATATCTAGGAATTCGCCTGGCTGAAATTGAAGGACTTGAGATGCACAAAAGGAGCATGGAGGTTAGAAAATGA
- the hisB gene encoding imidazoleglycerol-phosphate dehydratase HisB, protein MRRKTKETDITVEIGVEGGIETGDRVFDHLLTALFFYMEQNVSIRASYDLRHHLWEDLGIVLGEELREKIMGKKIARFGNAVMPMDDALVLVAVDISRPYLNLELDVKESEEGFEVTLVREFLWALARTLNATIHVKQLAGINAHHIIEATFKGLGIALRQALRESERLESTKGVLW, encoded by the coding sequence ATGAGGCGCAAAACGAAAGAGACTGACATAACTGTGGAGATTGGCGTTGAGGGAGGCATAGAGACGGGAGATAGGGTGTTCGACCACCTCCTCACCGCTTTATTCTTTTACATGGAGCAGAATGTCAGCATCAGGGCGAGCTACGATTTGAGGCACCACCTATGGGAAGACCTGGGTATAGTCCTCGGAGAGGAGCTTAGGGAGAAAATTATGGGCAAAAAGATAGCGCGCTTCGGAAATGCCGTAATGCCTATGGACGATGCACTGGTTCTGGTCGCCGTGGACATCTCAAGGCCCTACCTAAACCTTGAGCTTGACGTGAAGGAGAGCGAAGAGGGCTTCGAGGTTACGCTCGTCAGGGAGTTCCTCTGGGCGCTGGCGAGGACGCTGAATGCAACAATCCACGTGAAGCAGCTGGCTGGAATAAACGCCCACCACATAATCGAAGCGACCTTTAAGGGACTCGGCATTGCTCTAAGACAGGCTTTGAGAGAAAGTGAGCGTTTGGAGAGCACAAAGGGGGTGCTGTGGTGA
- the hisH gene encoding imidazole glycerol phosphate synthase subunit HisH codes for MIAIVDLGIGNLANVRKALGGVITSDPYEIEKAEKIVLPGVGNFGAVMEKLEPLRGVILDAINDGKPFLGICLGLQLLFEWSEESNGKGLGVFEGNVVRFRGVRTPHIGWNQVWQKKECKLFDGIKDGAYFYFVHSYYAQPADEGIIAGVTDYKSKGDEVVFTSAVCRDNVFAVQFHPEKSSRNGLRLLANFRRL; via the coding sequence GTGATTGCAATAGTTGATCTCGGCATAGGCAACTTGGCCAACGTGAGGAAAGCCCTCGGAGGGGTAATTACGAGCGACCCATATGAAATAGAAAAAGCTGAGAAAATAGTCCTGCCAGGGGTTGGAAACTTTGGCGCTGTGATGGAGAAGCTTGAGCCTTTGAGGGGAGTTATCTTGGATGCTATAAACGACGGGAAGCCGTTCCTTGGGATATGTCTTGGACTTCAATTGCTGTTTGAGTGGAGTGAAGAAAGCAATGGTAAGGGCCTAGGTGTCTTCGAGGGTAACGTTGTGAGGTTTAGGGGAGTCAGAACGCCGCACATAGGCTGGAACCAGGTGTGGCAGAAAAAAGAATGCAAGCTCTTTGATGGCATAAAGGACGGAGCTTACTTCTACTTTGTCCACTCCTACTACGCCCAGCCAGCGGACGAGGGCATAATCGCCGGAGTTACCGATTACAAGTCCAAGGGGGACGAGGTCGTCTTTACCTCGGCAGTCTGCAGGGACAACGTCTTCGCGGTGCAGTTCCACCCTGAAAAGTCGAGCAGAAACGGGTTGAGACTTTTAGCAAACTTCAGGAGGTTGTGA
- the hisA gene encoding 1-(5-phosphoribosyl)-5-((5-phosphoribosylamino)methylideneamino)imidazole-4-carboxamide isomerase, with translation MRIYPAIDLMGGKAVRLYKGQKEKVKVYGDPVGIASRFAELVDKIHVVDLDGAFTGKPQNLDVVKEIIEETGLKVQVGGGFRSYESIAKAYEIGAENVIIGTKAFDLEFLERITGDFGGITVSLDARGGKIAVKGWLEESSLKVGEAYEMLREYVDRFIYTSIERDGTLTGIESIERFWKDEEFIYAGGVSSVDDVLKLRGVGFSGAIVGKALYESEVSLKELLEVLEC, from the coding sequence ATGAGAATTTATCCAGCCATTGACCTCATGGGTGGAAAAGCCGTGCGCCTCTACAAGGGGCAGAAGGAGAAAGTGAAGGTCTACGGTGATCCTGTGGGGATAGCAAGCAGATTTGCGGAGCTCGTTGATAAAATCCACGTCGTGGACTTAGACGGAGCTTTCACAGGGAAGCCACAGAACCTTGACGTTGTGAAGGAGATAATAGAGGAAACAGGGCTTAAAGTCCAGGTCGGAGGGGGCTTCCGCTCCTATGAGAGCATAGCAAAAGCATACGAAATCGGCGCCGAGAACGTCATAATCGGCACGAAGGCCTTCGACCTCGAGTTCCTGGAGAGGATAACCGGCGACTTCGGCGGGATAACAGTCAGCCTCGATGCAAGGGGCGGGAAGATAGCGGTTAAGGGATGGCTCGAGGAGAGCTCGCTTAAGGTCGGGGAAGCCTACGAGATGCTCAGGGAGTACGTGGACAGGTTCATCTACACATCAATCGAGAGGGACGGCACGCTGACGGGGATAGAAAGCATAGAGCGGTTTTGGAAGGATGAGGAGTTCATCTACGCCGGGGGAGTTTCGAGCGTGGATGATGTGCTCAAGCTGAGGGGGGTCGGCTTCTCTGGAGCCATAGTCGGAAAAGCCCTCTACGAGAGTGAGGTTAGCCTGAAAGAGCTTCTGGAGGTTCTGGAATGTTAG
- the hisF gene encoding imidazole glycerol phosphate synthase subunit HisF, translating to MLAKRIIAALDIKDGRVVKGIKFQNIRDAGDPIELARRYEEEGIDEIVFLDITASFEKRKILLDLVKRIAEEIYVPFTVGGGIKSVEEIREIIKSGADKVFLNTAAVNNPELVREAAEVVGSANLVIAIDAKWNGEYWEVYTHGGRKARGINAVEWAKEVERLGAGEILLTSMDTDGTQKGFDIPLTKAIVEAVDIPVIASGGAGSPEHFYEAFKIGTEAALAASIFHYGKYTVRELKEYLAGKGIPVRLDY from the coding sequence ATGTTAGCCAAGAGGATTATAGCTGCTCTTGACATAAAAGATGGGAGAGTCGTCAAGGGAATAAAGTTCCAGAACATCAGAGATGCTGGCGACCCAATAGAGCTCGCCAGGAGATACGAGGAAGAAGGGATAGATGAGATCGTCTTCCTCGACATCACGGCATCGTTTGAGAAGAGGAAAATCCTGCTCGACCTCGTTAAGCGGATAGCGGAGGAAATATACGTCCCCTTCACCGTCGGAGGGGGGATAAAGAGCGTCGAAGAGATAAGAGAGATAATCAAAAGTGGAGCGGATAAAGTTTTTCTCAACACTGCCGCAGTAAACAACCCTGAGCTCGTGAGGGAAGCGGCAGAAGTTGTCGGCTCTGCGAATTTAGTGATAGCGATTGATGCAAAGTGGAACGGGGAGTACTGGGAGGTTTACACCCACGGGGGAAGGAAGGCGAGGGGGATTAACGCAGTAGAGTGGGCCAAAGAAGTCGAGAGGCTTGGTGCCGGTGAGATACTGCTCACGAGCATGGACACCGATGGAACCCAGAAGGGCTTTGATATTCCCTTAACCAAAGCCATCGTTGAAGCAGTTGATATCCCAGTCATTGCCTCCGGCGGCGCTGGAAGTCCGGAGCACTTCTACGAAGCTTTCAAGATTGGAACAGAGGCTGCTTTGGCAGCTTCAATCTTCCACTACGGGAAATACACTGTCAGGGAGCTGAAGGAGTATTTGGCTGGGAAGGGCATACCCGTGAGGCTGGACTACTGA
- the hisIE gene encoding bifunctional phosphoribosyl-AMP cyclohydrolase/phosphoribosyl-ATP diphosphatase HisIE, with protein MEELIKKVNWEKNGGIIPVIVQDTRGEVLTLAYMNREALRKTLETGYAHYYSRSQDRIRMKGEVSGNVQKVKEIRIDCDNDALLLIVEQVGAACHTGNYSCFYRKLGEPERIAGGIDYSLTILRELEELIKQRKEKPLDGSYTSKLFAEGKEKIYKKFGEEAVEVLVAENKERIIYETADMLYHLLVLLAYNGISLGEVMTELRRRRK; from the coding sequence ATGGAGGAGCTGATTAAGAAGGTCAACTGGGAGAAGAACGGCGGAATCATTCCCGTAATCGTTCAGGACACGAGGGGAGAAGTTTTAACGCTGGCCTACATGAACAGGGAAGCATTGAGGAAAACGCTTGAAACGGGCTACGCCCACTACTATTCGCGCTCACAGGACAGAATTAGGATGAAGGGGGAAGTCAGCGGCAATGTTCAGAAGGTCAAGGAGATAAGGATAGACTGTGATAACGATGCCCTGCTTTTAATTGTTGAGCAGGTTGGTGCTGCATGCCACACGGGGAATTACTCATGCTTTTACAGAAAGTTAGGAGAGCCTGAGAGAATCGCCGGCGGAATAGACTACTCGCTCACAATCCTGAGAGAGCTTGAAGAGCTGATAAAGCAGAGAAAGGAGAAGCCCCTTGATGGCTCTTACACCTCAAAGCTCTTTGCTGAAGGGAAAGAGAAGATTTACAAGAAGTTCGGGGAGGAAGCCGTTGAGGTACTCGTCGCAGAGAACAAGGAGAGGATAATCTACGAGACCGCCGATATGCTCTACCACCTCTTGGTTCTCCTAGCATACAACGGCATAAGTTTGGGTGAGGTTATGACCGAGCTGAGGAGGCGCAGGAAATGA
- the hisC gene encoding histidinol-phosphate transaminase, which yields MRIRPLVKSFQPYKVLEGDYRIWLDKNENPFDLPPEIKEEIFEELKRVPFNRYPHITADPLRERIAEFLGLDKENIIVGNGSDELISLILKLFDGDHVVISSPTFGMYGFFAKFEGIDLIDVPLDENFRLQNVEEYAENARALFICSPNNPTGNAQDREKIISVLETGAPVVLDEAYAEFAKGSNVDLISEYDNLIVLRTFSKAFGLAGLRVGYAVGSKEVIDYLHRIKPPFALNSISMKIAELMLDHYDLVKRNIGYIIKERERIYREFKDYAYPSEANFILMKLNAYEFLLEKGIVVRKLGGRLEGHIRVTVGKKEENDELIGALKEFMEGRG from the coding sequence ATGAGGATTAGGCCTCTTGTTAAATCTTTCCAGCCCTATAAAGTTTTGGAGGGAGATTACAGGATATGGCTTGACAAGAACGAGAACCCCTTCGATTTACCGCCCGAGATAAAGGAGGAGATTTTTGAAGAGCTAAAGCGGGTTCCCTTCAACAGATACCCTCACATCACCGCCGACCCGCTGAGGGAAAGGATAGCAGAGTTTTTAGGGCTTGACAAAGAAAACATAATCGTCGGAAACGGGAGCGATGAGCTGATAAGCCTAATTTTGAAGCTCTTTGATGGGGATCACGTAGTCATAAGCTCCCCCACCTTCGGGATGTACGGCTTCTTTGCAAAGTTCGAAGGGATCGATTTAATTGACGTCCCATTAGATGAGAACTTCAGACTTCAGAACGTCGAGGAGTATGCAGAAAACGCCAGGGCACTCTTTATCTGCTCCCCAAACAACCCCACAGGCAACGCTCAAGATAGAGAAAAGATAATAAGCGTCCTTGAAACCGGTGCTCCGGTCGTTTTGGATGAAGCATACGCAGAGTTTGCAAAGGGCAGCAACGTGGACCTAATCAGCGAGTACGACAATTTAATAGTCCTGAGGACGTTCTCAAAGGCCTTCGGGCTTGCAGGGCTCAGGGTTGGCTATGCAGTCGGGAGTAAAGAGGTAATAGACTACCTCCACCGAATCAAACCGCCTTTTGCTCTGAACTCCATCTCAATGAAGATAGCGGAGCTCATGCTCGACCACTACGATCTAGTCAAACGGAACATCGGCTACATAATCAAGGAGCGTGAGAGGATCTATCGGGAGTTCAAGGACTACGCGTATCCGAGCGAGGCCAACTTCATCCTGATGAAGCTTAATGCCTATGAATTTTTACTTGAAAAAGGCATCGTGGTGAGAAAGCTCGGCGGGAGATTGGAGGGACACATAAGGGTTACCGTCGGCAAAAAGGAGGAGAACGACGAGCTGATTGGAGCGTTAAAGGAGTTCATGGAGGGGAGAGGATGA
- a CDS encoding HAD family hydrolase: MKWIIFDVDGVLIDVRESYDLATKLTVEYFLGLFEIKKRIKLDWIRKLRRKGAFGDDFKVSEALILFAIAGDVEGLIEEFPEGEGINWVRERFGIGLFNGSIERVFNTFYLGEHYPGRLFDFDGLWKREKPIVRAELLEMAKKRFKLGVITGRSALELELAEKLIGFHFEKAVTRELYVKPDPRAIWHLTRGEGGVYIGDTVNDELLVRNYREKYGADFKAIIVGRDVEDVNEAMETLLG; the protein is encoded by the coding sequence ATGAAGTGGATCATCTTCGACGTTGACGGCGTTCTGATTGATGTTCGTGAAAGCTACGACTTAGCCACAAAGCTCACGGTGGAGTACTTCCTCGGACTCTTCGAGATTAAGAAGAGAATCAAGCTAGACTGGATAAGGAAGCTTAGACGGAAGGGAGCTTTTGGTGATGACTTCAAGGTCAGCGAGGCGCTGATACTCTTTGCGATAGCCGGAGACGTTGAAGGGCTCATAGAGGAGTTTCCGGAGGGCGAAGGAATAAACTGGGTTCGCGAGAGGTTTGGGATTGGACTCTTCAACGGGAGCATTGAGCGGGTTTTTAACACATTTTACTTGGGTGAGCACTACCCGGGAAGGCTCTTCGACTTCGATGGCCTCTGGAAGAGAGAGAAGCCAATAGTAAGGGCGGAACTGCTCGAGATGGCCAAAAAGCGGTTCAAGCTCGGCGTTATAACGGGGAGAAGCGCCTTGGAGCTTGAGCTGGCGGAGAAGCTCATAGGCTTCCACTTCGAGAAGGCCGTGACGAGGGAGCTCTACGTGAAGCCCGATCCGAGGGCAATATGGCACCTCACCCGGGGTGAAGGGGGAGTTTACATAGGGGACACCGTGAACGACGAGCTCCTGGTTAGGAACTACCGGGAAAAATACGGGGCAGATTTCAAGGCCATCATAGTGGGAAGAGACGTTGAGGATGTAAACGAGGCAATGGAGACGCTGTTGGGGTGA
- the proC gene encoding pyrroline-5-carboxylate reductase — MRIAVIGAGTIGGAVAKALAEAGHSVIATRRNTEKARWLEEHGVRVIRNNVKAAEWAEVVFIAVKPNKVAGILEEIEKAIRGKLVVSLAAGIPLRSLKRLAPKAKFVRAMPNIAILVKESFTAYTSDGLTDEDIKTVESLFSSFGKCLQVEEEHMDAITGLSGSGPAYVSVFLEAMIYGGLRVGLSRDVAKLAAAQTLLGTAKLLLESENHPAEIRDMVITPGGTTIDGIFELEEGKIRTAIMKAVDAATKKSRILSVEIKK; from the coding sequence TTGAGAATAGCCGTTATAGGTGCTGGGACAATAGGTGGGGCGGTCGCAAAAGCTTTGGCTGAGGCGGGCCATTCTGTAATCGCAACGCGCAGGAACACCGAAAAGGCCAGGTGGTTAGAGGAACACGGCGTCAGGGTCATCAGGAATAACGTCAAGGCCGCAGAATGGGCGGAGGTAGTTTTCATAGCAGTCAAGCCAAACAAAGTGGCGGGGATCCTCGAGGAAATTGAGAAAGCCATAAGGGGCAAGCTCGTGGTTTCACTGGCCGCTGGGATCCCCCTTAGAAGTCTCAAACGACTGGCGCCGAAAGCCAAGTTCGTGAGGGCAATGCCCAACATAGCCATTTTAGTCAAAGAGTCATTCACGGCCTATACGTCAGATGGACTAACCGATGAAGATATAAAAACTGTTGAAAGTCTTTTTAGTTCCTTCGGAAAATGTCTACAGGTCGAGGAAGAGCATATGGACGCCATAACTGGCCTAAGCGGTTCAGGACCGGCCTATGTTTCCGTGTTCTTGGAGGCCATGATTTATGGCGGGCTCAGGGTTGGCCTCTCAAGGGACGTTGCCAAGCTTGCTGCGGCACAGACTCTGCTTGGAACCGCAAAGCTTCTCTTAGAGAGCGAAAACCATCCTGCAGAGATCAGAGATATGGTAATAACGCCGGGAGGGACTACAATAGATGGTATCTTTGAGCTGGAGGAAGGAAAGATAAGAACGGCCATAATGAAAGCCGTTGACGCCGCGACAAAGAAGTCTAGGATACTCTCAGTAGAAATCAAAAAGTAG
- a CDS encoding ATPase domain-containing protein codes for MGRVSTGIKGLDKMLGGGLIPGRTYLVKGGPGTGKTTLTIQFLTEGVKNGENVLYVTLEESLKTLKEDMSKMGFNLDDPKFDAIDATPVTDMTHNIFAGTFYETFGKSFEKLMSSIQDKVKSKHYSRVAIDPLTMLKLTVKDELDYRTTFIGFLKSLSELGATVILTSDLKTSDVEEYLVSGVIELKTLEVSGRILRGIIIRKFRGSSFDEQIRPYKITTGGIRVYNNENIFVE; via the coding sequence ATGGGAAGGGTATCCACAGGGATAAAAGGCCTGGACAAGATGCTTGGAGGAGGACTAATCCCCGGGAGAACGTACCTGGTTAAAGGTGGCCCGGGAACGGGAAAAACCACTCTCACCATTCAATTCCTCACTGAAGGCGTGAAAAACGGTGAAAACGTCCTCTACGTGACACTTGAGGAGTCCCTTAAAACCTTAAAGGAGGATATGTCAAAGATGGGGTTTAACTTGGACGATCCTAAATTCGATGCAATAGATGCAACCCCTGTTACAGACATGACACACAACATCTTTGCTGGCACATTCTATGAGACGTTTGGAAAGAGTTTCGAAAAATTAATGAGCTCAATTCAAGACAAAGTTAAATCTAAACATTATTCAAGGGTGGCTATTGATCCTTTAACAATGCTGAAGCTCACAGTGAAAGACGAACTGGATTACAGGACAACGTTCATAGGTTTCCTGAAGTCACTATCCGAGCTTGGTGCCACTGTCATTTTAACTTCTGATTTAAAGACCAGTGATGTGGAGGAGTACCTGGTAAGTGGGGTCATAGAACTTAAGACCCTTGAAGTAAGCGGGCGGATACTAAGAGGGATTATAATCCGGAAATTCCGAGGAAGCTCCTTTGATGAACAAATTAGGCCCTACAAGATAACCACTGGTGGAATTAGGGTTTACAATAATGAAAACATCTTCGTTGAGTGA
- a CDS encoding TIGR01177 family methyltransferase, with amino-acid sequence MLYLEILGNLPEMARDEVKAMLELSGGEIAGQDYLFLKLDTDERAFPYLNRLGLAHEYGELLIEADSLEELLEKAKEIEWPISGTFKVDTETMANCRYDVTDLPRKLGAVIHGKGFRVNLSKPDTLVRVYCGEKLYAGIRYRFFDPKDFERRKAHHRPFFRPISLHPRISRALVNLTKAREEVLDPFMGAGGILMEAGLIGLKVYGVDIKPEMVEGARLNLEHFGVKDYELRLGDATKLEELFPDKKFEAVATDPPYGTSATLAGRARDELYRKALRSIYNVLEDGGRLAIAFPTSFDGEAEAEKIGFKLVGKYYQRVHKSLERYFYVFKKE; translated from the coding sequence ATGCTCTACCTAGAGATACTCGGAAACCTTCCAGAGATGGCCAGGGATGAAGTTAAGGCTATGCTCGAGCTCTCGGGCGGTGAAATAGCGGGTCAGGATTATCTGTTCCTCAAGCTCGACACCGATGAGAGGGCTTTTCCCTACCTGAACCGCCTCGGCCTGGCCCATGAGTATGGAGAGCTCTTAATCGAGGCCGACTCCCTAGAGGAACTCTTGGAAAAGGCCAAAGAAATTGAGTGGCCGATAAGCGGAACCTTCAAGGTGGACACAGAGACCATGGCCAACTGCAGGTATGACGTTACCGACCTTCCGAGGAAGCTGGGGGCGGTGATACACGGCAAAGGTTTCCGCGTGAACCTTTCGAAACCGGACACCCTTGTGAGGGTCTATTGCGGCGAAAAGCTCTACGCGGGGATAAGATACCGCTTCTTCGATCCCAAAGACTTCGAAAGGAGAAAGGCCCACCATAGGCCGTTCTTCCGGCCGATTTCACTCCACCCGCGGATTTCAAGGGCGCTGGTGAACCTGACGAAGGCAAGAGAGGAAGTCCTCGACCCCTTCATGGGTGCCGGCGGGATACTGATGGAGGCCGGCTTGATAGGCCTCAAGGTTTATGGTGTTGACATAAAACCCGAGATGGTTGAAGGGGCAAGGCTCAACCTCGAGCACTTTGGTGTTAAGGACTACGAACTCAGGCTCGGCGACGCGACAAAGCTGGAGGAGCTTTTCCCGGACAAGAAGTTTGAAGCCGTAGCAACGGACCCGCCCTACGGGACTTCGGCAACTCTTGCCGGAAGGGCGAGGGACGAGCTTTACAGGAAAGCCCTGAGGAGCATCTACAACGTCCTTGAAGACGGCGGCAGGCTGGCGATAGCGTTCCCCACGAGCTTCGATGGGGAAGCCGAGGCTGAGAAGATCGGCTTTAAGCTGGTCGGCAAGTACTACCAGCGCGTGCACAAGAGCCTGGAGAGGTATTTCTACGTTTTCAAAAAAGAATAA
- a CDS encoding alanyl-tRNA editing protein, with amino-acid sequence MTRKLYYEDAYLKEAKAKVLEIMEGALLLDQTIFYPTGGGQPHDRGTINGVEVLDVYKDDAGNVWHAVAEPEKFKPGDEVELKIDWDYRYKLMRIHSAMHLLEHVLNDVLGEGNWELYGSGMSAEKGRYDILYPENVNQYKEKIIELFNKYVDEGGEMKIWWEGETRYTQIRDFEVIPCGGTHVKDIKEIGHLKRLKRSSLGKGKQRLEIWLED; translated from the coding sequence ATGACGAGGAAGCTCTACTATGAGGACGCCTACCTTAAGGAAGCAAAAGCGAAGGTTCTTGAGATTATGGAGGGTGCACTCCTCCTTGACCAGACGATTTTCTACCCTACCGGCGGCGGTCAGCCCCACGACAGGGGGACGATAAACGGCGTCGAAGTTCTGGACGTCTATAAGGACGATGCTGGAAACGTCTGGCACGCCGTTGCTGAGCCAGAGAAGTTCAAGCCCGGCGACGAGGTCGAGCTCAAAATAGACTGGGACTACAGGTACAAGCTCATGCGCATCCACTCGGCCATGCACCTCCTCGAGCACGTCCTCAATGATGTTCTTGGGGAAGGCAACTGGGAGCTCTACGGCAGCGGGATGAGCGCCGAGAAAGGTAGGTACGACATCCTCTATCCGGAAAACGTTAACCAGTACAAGGAGAAGATCATAGAGCTGTTCAACAAATACGTCGACGAAGGTGGCGAAATGAAGATTTGGTGGGAAGGGGAGACGCGCTACACTCAGATAAGGGACTTCGAGGTCATTCCCTGCGGCGGGACGCACGTGAAGGACATAAAGGAGATAGGACACCTCAAGAGGCTCAAGCGCTCCAGCCTCGGAAAGGGCAAGCAGAGGCTTGAGATCTGGCTTGAGGACTGA